In one Procambarus clarkii isolate CNS0578487 chromosome 29, FALCON_Pclarkii_2.0, whole genome shotgun sequence genomic region, the following are encoded:
- the LOC123765076 gene encoding uncharacterized protein isoform X1 — MAEKHQLALEGNIVGVVSITTPVKNFDRTIKDQVTWAAYRAVLRACEEDATNNDPGSQQEATDRHLGSTDASHYGRPCVVSLQDAMVTVHEGDQRVLEASVESVSVAATVPGDLCRLVLVACPQSHAFTLDADGTAIALVLTGSSLLLLGRFLDAMSGLNPKLRSPRSEGTNSTPPPKPLRASQRKKSPGQSTDPQQEVLKDEPPKLTRKLSQLAMSGSNPSEENATSTAAPSCPNESGHYPLRGQLSKNRAQDCNSGYYDEVPSGPPRRVDEEAGESVQATEESLQNTDERA; from the exons ATGGCAGAGAAGCACCAGCTGGCACTTGAGGGCAATATAGTGGGCGTGGTCAGCATCACAACCCCTGTGAAGAACTTCGACAGAACCATCAAGGATCAAGTTACCTGGGCGGCCTACAG GGCAGTCCTGCGAGCTTGCGAAGAGGACGCTACGAATAATGACCCGGGCAGCCAGCAGGAGGCCACCGACCGCCACCTGGGGTCCACGGACGCCAGCCACTACGGCAGGCCCTGCGTCGTCTCCCTACAGGACGCCATGGTCAC TGTGCACGAAGGCGACCAAAGGGTGCTGGAGGCGAGCGTGGAGAGTGTGAGTGTGGCGGCCACAGTGCCGGGGGACCTCTGTCGACTAGTGCTGGTGGCATGTCCTCAGTCCCACGCCTTCACCCTCGACGCAGACGGCACCGCCATCGCCCTCGTCCTCACCGGCTCCTCCTTGCTGCTCCTCGGAAGATTTCTCGATGCCATGAGTGGCCTAAATCCCAAGCTTAG AAGCCCGAGGTCTGAAGGCACGAACTCCACGCCTCCACCCAAGCCCTTGCGCGCTTCCCAAAGAAAGAAGTCTCCTGGGCAGTCGACCGATCCCCAACAGGAAGTCCTCAAAGACGAACCTCCCAAACTAACTCGCAAGCTGTCTCAGCTTGCCATGTCAGGCTCAAATCCTTCTGAAGAAAATGCAACCAGCACTGCCGCTCCTTCGTGTCCAAATGAGAGTGGACATTACCCCCTTCGAGGGCAGCTCAGTAAAAATCGAGCTCAGGACTGCAACTCCGGGTACTACGATGAAGTGCCATCGGGACCTCCAAGAAGGGTTGATGAAGAAGCTGGTGAATCTGTCCAAGCCACCGAGGAATCGCTCCAAAATACTGATGAACGTGCTTGA
- the LOC123765076 gene encoding uncharacterized protein isoform X2, with protein sequence MAEKHQLALEGNIVGVVSITTPVKNFDRTIKDQVTWAAYRAVLRACEEDATNNDPGSQQEATDRHLGSTDASHYGRPCVVSLQDAMVTVHEGDQRVLEASVESVSVAATVPGDLCRLVLVACPQSHAFTLDADGTAIALVLTGSSLLLLGRFLDAMSGLNPKLSPRSEGTNSTPPPKPLRASQRKKSPGQSTDPQQEVLKDEPPKLTRKLSQLAMSGSNPSEENATSTAAPSCPNESGHYPLRGQLSKNRAQDCNSGYYDEVPSGPPRRVDEEAGESVQATEESLQNTDERA encoded by the exons ATGGCAGAGAAGCACCAGCTGGCACTTGAGGGCAATATAGTGGGCGTGGTCAGCATCACAACCCCTGTGAAGAACTTCGACAGAACCATCAAGGATCAAGTTACCTGGGCGGCCTACAG GGCAGTCCTGCGAGCTTGCGAAGAGGACGCTACGAATAATGACCCGGGCAGCCAGCAGGAGGCCACCGACCGCCACCTGGGGTCCACGGACGCCAGCCACTACGGCAGGCCCTGCGTCGTCTCCCTACAGGACGCCATGGTCAC TGTGCACGAAGGCGACCAAAGGGTGCTGGAGGCGAGCGTGGAGAGTGTGAGTGTGGCGGCCACAGTGCCGGGGGACCTCTGTCGACTAGTGCTGGTGGCATGTCCTCAGTCCCACGCCTTCACCCTCGACGCAGACGGCACCGCCATCGCCCTCGTCCTCACCGGCTCCTCCTTGCTGCTCCTCGGAAGATTTCTCGATGCCATGAGTGGCCTAAATCCCAAGCTTAG CCCGAGGTCTGAAGGCACGAACTCCACGCCTCCACCCAAGCCCTTGCGCGCTTCCCAAAGAAAGAAGTCTCCTGGGCAGTCGACCGATCCCCAACAGGAAGTCCTCAAAGACGAACCTCCCAAACTAACTCGCAAGCTGTCTCAGCTTGCCATGTCAGGCTCAAATCCTTCTGAAGAAAATGCAACCAGCACTGCCGCTCCTTCGTGTCCAAATGAGAGTGGACATTACCCCCTTCGAGGGCAGCTCAGTAAAAATCGAGCTCAGGACTGCAACTCCGGGTACTACGATGAAGTGCCATCGGGACCTCCAAGAAGGGTTGATGAAGAAGCTGGTGAATCTGTCCAAGCCACCGAGGAATCGCTCCAAAATACTGATGAACGTGCTTGA